DNA sequence from the Nitrospirota bacterium genome:
CCTGACGCACTCGTCTTCCTTCCCAGCCTGCGCGACCATCAGCATACGTTCTTGCGATTCCGACAACATCAATTCATAGGGCGTCATGCCAGGCTCACGCCGAGGGACATCGGTCAGGTCCAGATCGATTCCATTGCCGGCCCGCGATGCCATTTCACAAGACGAACTGGTCAACCCTGCCGCCCCCATGTCCTGAATGCCGACGAGCAAATCGCCCGCCATCAATTCAAGACAGGCTTCCAACAACAGCTTCTCGGTAAAGGGATCGCCCACCTGCACCGTAGGCCGCTTCTGTTCCGACTGGTCGTCGAAGGAATCGGACGCCATCGTCGCGCCGTGAATCCCATCGCGGCCCGTCTTCGATCCGAAATAGATCACCGGATTGCCGACCCCGGCTGCCGTTCCCAGAAAAATCTTGTCTTTGCGCGCGATGCCGAGGCAAAACACGTTTACGAGCGGATTCTGCGAATAAATATCGTTGAAGACGATTTCGCCTCCGACCGTCGCTACCCCCATACAATTCCCGTATGCACTGATGCCGGATACCACACCCTTGAGCAGACGTCGGTTATTCGCGTTGTCGAGCTCGCCGAACCGCAGCGCATTGAGCAAGGCGATCGGACGCGCGCCCATCGTAAAGATGTCGCGCAGAATCCCCCCCACCCCCGTCGCCGCCCCCTGATAGGGCTCGATGAACGAGGGATGGTTATGCGACTCCATCTTGAAGACCACACACAGTCCGTCGCCAATATCCACCGCACCGGCATTCTCCCCTGGCCCCTGCACCACCCGCGGCCCAGTCGTCGGCAATTTCTTCAAGTGCACACGCGAACTCTTATAGGAGCAGTGCTCCGACCACATGACTGAGAACATGCCCAATTCAGTGATATTCGGCTCCCGCCCCAAAATCTCGACGATCTTCTTATACTCATCGTCCGTCAGATTATGCTGCGCGATGAGATCTTTCGTAATCACTTGGGCTTGCATGAATCATTCACTCCGACGCTAGACAGGCGCGGCACTAGTGCGTAAGAGACCGGACAGTTCCAATACTCGCTTTGACCAGACACTTGAGGCCTCAGCAACTTGCCCGCGACGAAAGGGATCTGACCAGATTTGAACCCACTGACATTGCCATCGCGCAAGCTGAACTTGCAATCCAACAAGTTCCGCTGACACTTCGACTTCAGCTTCAGCCGCCGTCCATTCGATAAAGTACTTACTCTCATCGATCAAGCTTTCCACAGCATCACGGCCGGCATCATGCGCAGCAAACGATTTAATCCGGCTCAAATTCGCCGCCAACCCACCCAAGCGAACAGGAAGGGTGTCGCGAAGATAACGTTCTTGAATGGCAGACTTATCTTTCATGCGCGACCTAGTAAAGGCCTAACGATCTCTACCACACGCTCTCTGACACCAGAATCCAGTATCTCCAGCGAGGGATTGTTCTGGCGTGGCCGAATGTTGATCAAAGACTCAAACGTGATTTGCTGCGCACTAGGAATCCCGTCCGCACCCCACACATCTTCCTGGCGACTCCCATCTTCAAGCAAGGCCGCTTCACAATCTGCATGCAATGCCCCACCACCAGCAAGAATTCTTCGCTCAAGATCAACAGCCAACTTCACGTATGTTTCAAGGCCCTGGAGCATTTCTTCCATCTGCTGTTTTGTGGCCCGAGTACGAATGATATGGATCACAGCAGCGTCTTCAACGGCCTCTCTCCGTCCCCTCGTCCCCAGGAAGAAACCAAATCTTACTCCATTTCCGTCAGATTATGCTGCACGATGAGATCATTTTTGATAGCTGCGTCTCGCCTAACTGTCTAATTCCGCATTGGGTACTACTCCCGATGCTCACTCAGCAAATGTGCCCACAGAGTTTCTTGAGTGATTTATTCCAGATCCGCACAGGGTTAGGATCAACCTTCTTCAAAGTAGTCGGAATCTACCCTGCTTACCACGTAACTGCACACCTCTGTAACGCCAATTCTGTGATCAATCATGAGCTGAGCAAGTTGTTCGCCATCGATTAAAACGATTTTCTTTTCTATCCTCCCCACATACTCCTTTGCTTCCTGAGAGAACCTAGAAGTTGTTAGAAGAACGCCTTTCCTGGCTCTATGCCCTTCTAGGCTACCTGCAAGCTCTTAAACTGTGGGCCTACCAACCGTTGATTCCCATCTTTTTGCCTGGATATAAACCACATCGAGCCCCAGTTTGTCTTCTTTGATAATCCCGTCAATACCATCGTCTCCGGAACGCCCTACAGCCTGCCCCGCGTCCTTTCTCGACCCTCCATACCCAATAGCAACAAGCAGATCTACGACTAGAGTTTCAAAGAATTTCGGAGAGCAAGTCCTAATACGGTCGAGAAGGTCCTGAGCTAACGTTTTTCGTAAACTTTGGTAGGCCACCTCAAGGGTTTCATAGGGTGTTCCGACGTTGTCTTTTTCGGCCTCATCCTCTTTCTTAGTTTGGACCCGTGTCCCTCGCGTAAATTCGACGAACTTCGGAAATTGTCGCAGAAACTTATTGTCAAGTTCGGTTGGATTCTTTTGGAGTACCTGCAGGCCTCGCTCAGAAATTCGAAATACCCCACGCGCTACTCTATCTAGAAGCCTGGCCTTACTAAGGTCCGTAATTGTCCAAGCAACTCGATTTTCGAATTTCCTAGCTGTACCACTAGGAAGAAGCTCTGCACGATCATCCTCGGTAAGACTGAACTCTTTGGCGACTAAGTTATACATCTCCCCATATGAATGATCTTTCGTGTCTCCAGCGATCCTGAGAACCGGCAAGAAAAACTTTTGATACTCAGGAACGGCCACAACTATTCGCCTTCTATAAATTTTAGTGAGGGCATGGCCAGAGCGACTTTACCGAGAGCGGTCGGGACCCTACACTTCTGATCAAGAGAGCCATGCTGCCGTGAGCGGAATTGGCCGAAGGAGCGGGGCCCCACCGAGACTCTGCCAGGAAGGAAAGCGGAAACTGACCGAGTCTGCGAGGGAATTTCCGATGGCTTCCGCCTGGCAGAGTCCGGAAGGGTCGCTCCGAGAGGCCCTGAAGCGAACGGCAGCATGGCTCTGCCCCTCACGCCCCCACCATTTTCAATCGCTTCTTATTTCCCTTCAACGCCTCCAGCATCGATAGGAAAATCAGTCTCCCGTCGACATTCCCCAGCATCTCTTCCGCACAGCGCTCCGGATGCGGCATCATGCCCAGCACATTGCCCTCGGCATTGATGATCCCTGCAATATTATCTAAGGACCCGTTCGGATTCGCCTCCGGCGTCACCTTACCCTCCGGCGTGCAATAGCGCAGCACGACCTGTGCGTTCGCCTGCATCGCAGCCAGCGTGACCGGATCGGTGTAATAGTTCCCGTCTGCGTGGGCGATTGGAATCTTCAATACCTGACCAGACTCACAGCTCCCCGTAAACGCGGTCGCCGCATTCTCTACTTTCACGTAGACATCCCTGCAGATGAAATGCAGCGAGCGGTTGCGCAACATCGCGCCGGGCAATAACCCCGCCTCCAGCAGAATCTGGAACCCGTTACAGATACCGAGCACCAACCCGCCCTTCTTCGCAAACTCC
Encoded proteins:
- the purQ gene encoding phosphoribosylformylglycinamidine synthase subunit PurQ codes for the protein MKIGVVVFPGSNCDHDCQHIFKDVLGQYVEMIWHKETLLAGLDAIVLPGGFSYGDYLRTGAIARFSPVMGAVKEFAKKGGLVLGICNGFQILLEAGLLPGAMLRNRSLHFICRDVYVKVENAATAFTGSCESGQVLKIPIAHADGNYYTDPVTLAAMQANAQVVLRYCTPEGKVTPEANPNGSLDNIAGIINAEGNVLGMMPHPERCAEEMLGNVDGRLIFLSMLEALKGNKKRLKMVGA